TGTTATGAAAGAGAAAGATGTAGGCCCTGTAGAGCTTGCCACAAACTCATTTGGGCAGGGAATTGCAGTTACGCCACTTCAGATGATAAGAGCTGTTTCTGCAATAGTAAATGGTGGAAAGCTAATGGAGCCACATATTGTTAAAGCAATAGTGGATTCTGATGGCAAGACTATAAAAGAATTTAAGCCTACAGTAGTAAGGCAAGTAATATCTGAAAAGACTTCAGCTACAATGAGAGAAATACTTAAAAGCGTTGTATCTGAAGGGACAGGAAAGGCAGGATATATAGAGGGGTATGATGTAGGAGGAAAAACAGGAACAACAGAAAAATACACGCCAGGTAAATATGTAGCATCATACATAGGATTTGCTCCTGCTGAAGATCCAAAGGTTATAGCATTAGTCGTAATTGACGAGCCTAACGCCGAAACTCACTTTGGAAGTGCATTGGCAGGACCTGTAGTAAAAAGTATATTGTACGACACTTTGACGTATTTAAATGTAAAACCAAAAGGGATTGAAGTAAAACCTCTTGTTAAAGTGCCAGATGTAAGAAATTTAAGTTTGTATGAGGCGCAAAATTCATTATTAAAAGAGAAACTGCAGTTTTCCATTGACGGAACAGGCAACACTGTGATCGATCAGATGCCAAAGCCTGGTGCGATGGTAGAAGAAGATTCCACAGTTGTCCTGCTTCTAAATGAATACAATAATACTGGAAAAGTAGAAGTGCCTGATTTAAAGGGGAAGACTATCACAGAAGCCAGCACAATTTTAAGCTCCCTAGGTCTTAAGATAAAAATCAATGGTACCGGCATTGCTGTAAATCAAAAACCAGAAAAAGGCGAGAAAGTTGATAAAGGAACAACAGTTGAAGTTGACTTTAGGCCACTGGAAAATTAATTCAAGCACAATATGCAGTTTTTAATATATGCAAACTGCATAATTGTGCTATACTATTAATGTATATAATGGAATAGGAGGCCTATTATGAGACTTGCAGATATATTGAAAGATATTGAATATACAATTGTAAAAGGCAACGTCGATGTGGACATAAGGGGTATATGTTACGATTCAAGAAATTCAAAAGATGGTTCAATGTTTGTAGCAATCAAAGGATTTAAATCTGATGGCGCAGATTACATAGGTGATGCTATTGAAAGAGGGGCAGTAGCTGTCCTGGTAGATGGCGAAATCAGCATTGATAAAGATATTACGCTGATAAAAGTTGAAAATACTAGGAAGTCATTAGCAAAGATTGCATCTAATTATTATGGTGATCCATCAAAGCAGCTTTTTTTGATAGGTGTAACAGGTACAAATGGTAAGACTTCTGTTACATACATGATAAAATCTATACTAGAAAGCCAAAACAACAAGGTAGGCTTAATAGGTACAATACAAAATATGATAGGCGATAAAGTTTATCCAACAGAGCGAACAACCCCCGAATCTTTAGATTTGCAAAGGTATCTCAGACTGATGGTAGATGAAGGTGTTAAGTATGTAGTGATGGAAGTTTCATCACATTCATTGGCATTAAACAGGGTAGATGAGTGCGATTTTGACATTGCTGTTTTTACAAACTTGACACAAGACCATTTAGACTTTCATAAGACAATGGACGACTATGCCAATGCAAAAGCAAAACTTTTTAGAATGGCAAAGATAGCGTGTGTAATCAATATTGATGATGATTATTCTTCACTAATAATAGAAAACTCTAATGCTAAAGTTGTAACATATGGTATAAAAGATTATGCTTACATAATGGCAAAAGACATAAAAAATGACATTAAAGGTGCTAAATATACTGTTCAAATAGAAGATATAAAAAGCGATATAGCTTTAAAAATTCCCGGTTTATTTAGCGTGTACAATTCGCTGGCGGCCATTTCTGTGGCATTTATTCTTGGCATACCACTTCAGTCTGTAAAAATGGCGTTGAAAGATGTTAAAATAAAAGGCAGATTTGAGGTTCTTGACATAGATGCACCCTACAATGTAGTAATTGATTATGCTCATACACCTGATGGTTTGGAAAATTTGATGAAAGCATTTGGTGAGTACGATACAGGAAGAAAGATATTATTATTTGGCTGTGGTGGCGACAGAGATAAAGGTAAAAGACCAAAAATGGGTGAAGTCGCAGGGAGATATGCAGATTTTGTCATCATAACATCAGATAATCCAAGATCAGAAGACCCTATGAAGATAATAAGTGAAATTGAAGCAGGGATAAAAAATACAAAATGTCCTTACAAGATTATTGAAAATAGAAAAGAAGCAATAAAATATGCTCTGTCTATAGCAAAAGATAATGACATTGTTATTCTGGCAGGTAAAGGGCATGAAACGTATCAAGTTTTAAAAGATGGTGTTATAGATTTTGATGAAAGAGAGATAGTAAAAGAGATATTAGACGGAGATGAAAAAAGTTGATTTTAAGTTTAAAAGAAATAATTGATGCTACAGGCGGGAAATTACTATCAGGAGACATAAATTCGACTATAAGTGGTATAAGTACAGACTCTAGGACAATAAAAGAAGGCGAGCTTTTTATACCCCTTAAAGGTGAAAATTTTGATGGTGAAATGTTTGTTGAAGATGCCCTTAAAATAGGTTCTGCTTCACTTACAGAATCAGTAAATAATGTTGGTAGGTACAATAAGCCAATAATATTTGTTGATAATACAAAAGAGGCTTTACACAAGATTGCAAAATATTATCGTGAAAAATTTCAAATACCTTTTATAGCTGTTACAGGAAGCAGCGGAAAAACTACTACAAAAGACATGATATACGATGTTTTATCTATGAAATACAATGTTTTAAAGACGAAGGGGAACTTTAATAATGAGATAGGATTGCCTCTGACTATATTCAGGTTAAATAAAGACCATGACATGGCTGTCGTTGAAATGGGAATGAGCGGTTTTGGAGAAATTAGGCGACTTAAAGACATAGCCGAGCCTAATATTGCAGTGTACACAAATATCGGTGTTGCCCATATTGAAAAATTGGGTTCTCGTGAAAATATATTAAAAGCAAAGTCTGAGCTGGTGGAAGATTTTAAAGAGGGCTATACAGTTATACTTAATGCAGATGACGATATGCTTGCAAAATTAACAAATAAAAAAGGTCCTCAATACATTACGTATGGTATAGATAATGGAGATGTAAAAGCTTTTGACATAGAATATAAAGAAGAATCTGTGAAGTATAAAGTCATAATTGACGGATATATGATGGATATTGAACTGAATGCGCCCGGAAAGCACAATGTATACAATTCTTTAGCGGCAATTTGTATAGGAATTAAATTTGGTGTCAATAAAGAAGATATGAGAAAAGCACTAGCTGAGTTTCAACCAAGTGCCATGAGGTTAAATATCCTAGATGTATCAGGAATAAAAGTAATAAATGATGCATACAATGCAAATCCAGCATCTATGAAGGCTGCTTTATCAGTTTTGAAAGGGTACAAAGACAGAAGGAAAATAGCTGTTCTTGGTAACATGTTAGAGCTTGGAGATTACTCTGATTTAGCACATGAAGAAGTAGGAAAACATGTAAAAGATGAAGGTATAGATGTACTTATAACGGTTGGAGATTTTGCAGCTAAAATAGCTGAAGGAGCAATAAAAAACGGAATGGATGCAAAAAATGTAATGATTTGCAAAAACAACGTTGAAGCTTACGAGAAGATAAAAAAAATTAAGAGAAATAATGATGTTTTTTTAATAAAGGGATCTAGAGGAATGAAAATGGAGGAGATCGTGAAATTTCTACAGGAGAGTGCTAATAAATGATTCAAAAGATGGTATTTGCAACAGTAATATCTTTTTTAATTTGTGTCTTGTTGGGACCTATAGTAATACCTTGGCTTTCGAAGCTTAAATTTGGACAGAGTGTAAGAAGTGATGGCCCTAAGACACATCTTAAAAAAGCCGGGACACCTACAATGGGCGGAATAATTATAATCATTTCCCTATTGATTGCGAATTTGATATTTTCAAAATGGGATAAGTATATGGCGTTGGCAATTCTAATTACTCTTGGATATGGTGTGATTGGATTTTTGGATGACTATATTAAAGTCCGCTATAAAAGATCATTGGGTCTTACTGCTCGCCAGAAACTTTTAGGTCAATTTGCTCTGGCAATAATACTTGCCTACTTTTCTAAAGATTTAGTAGGCACAGATGTAATAGTTCCATTCCTAAAGAAAGAAATTAATTTAGGATATTATTACATACCGTTTATAATGTTTGTGGCTGTAGGTACTGTCAACAGTGTGAATTTGACTGATGGATTAGATGGCCTTGCAACTGGTGTTTCATTTATGGTTACTGCTTTTTTTACATTGATAGGATTTTTTATGAACAATACATCATTAACTGTGTTTGGTGCTGCCATAACAGGTGCACTTTTAGGCTTTTTGAAATTTAATAGATATCCTGCAGAAGTATTCATGGGGGATACGGGTTCACTTGCCATTGGTGGAGCTGTAGCTACACTTGCAACACTGACAAAGTTGCCAGTGATTTTGATACTTGTTGGAATTATATATGTTGTTGAGGCTCTGTCTGTAATAATTCAAGTTATATATTTTAGACTTACAGGGAAAAGAGTGTTCAAGATGAGCCCACTTCATCATCATTTTGAGCTTTCTGGGTGGTCTGAGACGAAGGTTGTATTTGTATTTTGGATTGTGACTTTAGTTGCTGTTTTTCTAGCATTTTATGGCATCAGTTGATTTTTATGATAAAAGAAATTTTTGAGAAAATATAAGTGATTTAGGAGGAAAAAATGGATCTTAGAGGTAAAAAAGTAATTGTAGCAGGGTTTGGGCTAAGTGGAAAATCATTGTGCAAAGTTTTATCAATGTTTGGGGCAAAGATATTTGTATATGATTCGAAATCAAAAGAAGAGCTTAAAGACGATATAAGCGAATTTAAAGATAGTGGTATAACATTTTGTTTTAAAGATGTTACAGATGAACTTTTAGATGGTGCAGAAATAGTGATTGTAAGCCCTGGAATTCCAATTGATTCAGAGATAGTTGCACTAGCAAAATCAAAAGGTATTGAAGTAATAGGTGAAGTGGAGTTTGCATATAGATTATCAAAAGCTCCTATATATGCTATTACGGGAACAAATGGAAAAACAACTACCACATCGCTGCTGGGGGAAATTTTTAAGAATTCTGGGGTTAGGACATATGTGGCTGGAAATATAGGTTATCCACTTGTCGAAGCAGCAGTAAATGCTAACAGAGAAGATGTCATCGTTGCTGAGATAAGCAGTTTCCAATTGGAGACTATAAAAGAGTTTAAACCTGTAATCAGTGCTATTATAAATATTACCCCAGATCATCTTAATAGACATAAAACACTTGAAAATTATGTAAACATAAAAGGTCGTATTTTTGAAAATCAAAGTTTCAATGAATATACTGTTTTAAATTGTGATGACAAAAACATGTCTTCATTGTTTAAGAAGGCAAAGTGCAAGGTGTTTCCATTTAGCAGTGTTAAAGTTTTAAATCAAGGGACTTACATTGAAGATGGAAAGATTGTCATATCTATAAATGATGTGAAGAATACCATCATAGATATTGATGACATATATATTCCTGGAAATCACAATGTGGAGAATGCAATGGTTGCATCAACGATGGCATTTTTAGCAGGCATTGATGTGAATATCATAAACACAACATTAAAAACATTCAAAGGTGTTGAGCACAGAATAGAATTTGTAAGAAGCATAAATGGTGTCAAATACTACAATGATTCCAAGGGTACTAATCCAGACGCAGCTATAAAAGCTATAGAAGCCATGAAAGGACCTATCATTCTTATAGCTGGTGGATACGACAAAGGTGTAAGCTTTGATGAGTTTACCAAATCTTTTAATGGGTGTGTGCGCAAGTTAATATTGCTTGGCGAAACGAAAGATTTAATATATCAGTCTGCTGTTAAAAATGGTTTTTCTAGAGAAGATATAACTATCGTCAATAGTCTAGATGATGCCGTTTATGCTGCTTATAATATGTCTATGCCTGGTGATAATGTGCTCTTGTCGCCTGCATGTGCCAGTTGGGATATGTTCAAAAGCTTTGAGGAGAGAGGTAAACTCTTTAAGGATACTGTAAATTCTTTGAGGGGGTAGTACTATAGT
The nucleotide sequence above comes from Thermoanaerobacterium sp. CMT5567-10. Encoded proteins:
- a CDS encoding UDP-N-acetylmuramoyl-L-alanyl-D-glutamate--2,6-diaminopimelate ligase, which gives rise to MRLADILKDIEYTIVKGNVDVDIRGICYDSRNSKDGSMFVAIKGFKSDGADYIGDAIERGAVAVLVDGEISIDKDITLIKVENTRKSLAKIASNYYGDPSKQLFLIGVTGTNGKTSVTYMIKSILESQNNKVGLIGTIQNMIGDKVYPTERTTPESLDLQRYLRLMVDEGVKYVVMEVSSHSLALNRVDECDFDIAVFTNLTQDHLDFHKTMDDYANAKAKLFRMAKIACVINIDDDYSSLIIENSNAKVVTYGIKDYAYIMAKDIKNDIKGAKYTVQIEDIKSDIALKIPGLFSVYNSLAAISVAFILGIPLQSVKMALKDVKIKGRFEVLDIDAPYNVVIDYAHTPDGLENLMKAFGEYDTGRKILLFGCGGDRDKGKRPKMGEVAGRYADFVIITSDNPRSEDPMKIISEIEAGIKNTKCPYKIIENRKEAIKYALSIAKDNDIVILAGKGHETYQVLKDGVIDFDEREIVKEILDGDEKS
- the murF gene encoding UDP-N-acetylmuramoyl-tripeptide--D-alanyl-D-alanine ligase gives rise to the protein MILSLKEIIDATGGKLLSGDINSTISGISTDSRTIKEGELFIPLKGENFDGEMFVEDALKIGSASLTESVNNVGRYNKPIIFVDNTKEALHKIAKYYREKFQIPFIAVTGSSGKTTTKDMIYDVLSMKYNVLKTKGNFNNEIGLPLTIFRLNKDHDMAVVEMGMSGFGEIRRLKDIAEPNIAVYTNIGVAHIEKLGSRENILKAKSELVEDFKEGYTVILNADDDMLAKLTNKKGPQYITYGIDNGDVKAFDIEYKEESVKYKVIIDGYMMDIELNAPGKHNVYNSLAAICIGIKFGVNKEDMRKALAEFQPSAMRLNILDVSGIKVINDAYNANPASMKAALSVLKGYKDRRKIAVLGNMLELGDYSDLAHEEVGKHVKDEGIDVLITVGDFAAKIAEGAIKNGMDAKNVMICKNNVEAYEKIKKIKRNNDVFLIKGSRGMKMEEIVKFLQESANK
- the mraY gene encoding phospho-N-acetylmuramoyl-pentapeptide-transferase, producing MIQKMVFATVISFLICVLLGPIVIPWLSKLKFGQSVRSDGPKTHLKKAGTPTMGGIIIIISLLIANLIFSKWDKYMALAILITLGYGVIGFLDDYIKVRYKRSLGLTARQKLLGQFALAIILAYFSKDLVGTDVIVPFLKKEINLGYYYIPFIMFVAVGTVNSVNLTDGLDGLATGVSFMVTAFFTLIGFFMNNTSLTVFGAAITGALLGFLKFNRYPAEVFMGDTGSLAIGGAVATLATLTKLPVILILVGIIYVVEALSVIIQVIYFRLTGKRVFKMSPLHHHFELSGWSETKVVFVFWIVTLVAVFLAFYGIS
- the murD gene encoding UDP-N-acetylmuramoyl-L-alanine--D-glutamate ligase, with amino-acid sequence MDLRGKKVIVAGFGLSGKSLCKVLSMFGAKIFVYDSKSKEELKDDISEFKDSGITFCFKDVTDELLDGAEIVIVSPGIPIDSEIVALAKSKGIEVIGEVEFAYRLSKAPIYAITGTNGKTTTTSLLGEIFKNSGVRTYVAGNIGYPLVEAAVNANREDVIVAEISSFQLETIKEFKPVISAIINITPDHLNRHKTLENYVNIKGRIFENQSFNEYTVLNCDDKNMSSLFKKAKCKVFPFSSVKVLNQGTYIEDGKIVISINDVKNTIIDIDDIYIPGNHNVENAMVASTMAFLAGIDVNIINTTLKTFKGVEHRIEFVRSINGVKYYNDSKGTNPDAAIKAIEAMKGPIILIAGGYDKGVSFDEFTKSFNGCVRKLILLGETKDLIYQSAVKNGFSREDITIVNSLDDAVYAAYNMSMPGDNVLLSPACASWDMFKSFEERGKLFKDTVNSLRG